One Amorphoplanes digitatis genomic window carries:
- a CDS encoding SGNH/GDSL hydrolase family protein, with amino-acid sequence MRMLRQALCLLAATVTLTTTTGYTAAAAPPTGPWTGGWSTSPQREAGPVFTDQTLRMFVHPTLGGSPIRVRLANTFGTKDVTFKAINVARAVTAGSADLVAGTARRVTFGGRTSVTVPVGTSRLSDPVNLSVGVGQDLAVDLYVTAGGDATAITGHDAAQGTQFVAAGNQAGAAGGAFTGTVNSTFWLAGVDVRPARPVRGSIVALGDSITDGAYTTWNGNDRWTDVLAARLRALPPDRHLGVLNQGIGGNQVLTDRTDCCGAGTSVSALKRLDDDVLRQTRARYLILADGINDIGYHADADALIAAMTTIARRSHAAGIRVIGATITPYGCDGGCFDTEQEATRQKVNAFVRTSRLFDGMADFDAAIRDPQNPSRVLPAYQADPLHPNIAGQKAMADSVDLNLFR; translated from the coding sequence ATGAGAATGCTCCGGCAGGCGCTGTGCCTGCTCGCCGCCACCGTCACCCTCACGACCACCACCGGGTACACCGCGGCGGCGGCACCGCCGACAGGCCCGTGGACCGGCGGCTGGTCGACCAGCCCGCAGCGCGAGGCCGGCCCGGTCTTCACCGATCAGACGCTGCGGATGTTCGTCCACCCGACGCTGGGCGGCTCCCCGATCCGGGTCCGCCTGGCCAACACGTTCGGCACGAAGGACGTCACCTTCAAGGCGATCAACGTGGCCCGCGCGGTCACGGCCGGCTCCGCCGACCTCGTCGCCGGCACCGCACGGCGGGTGACTTTCGGCGGCCGGACCTCCGTGACGGTGCCGGTGGGCACCTCACGCCTCAGCGACCCGGTGAACCTGAGCGTCGGCGTCGGCCAGGACCTCGCCGTCGACCTCTACGTCACCGCGGGCGGTGACGCCACCGCGATCACCGGACACGACGCCGCACAGGGCACCCAGTTCGTCGCGGCCGGCAACCAGGCCGGCGCCGCGGGCGGCGCGTTCACCGGCACCGTGAACTCCACGTTCTGGCTGGCCGGCGTCGACGTCCGGCCCGCCCGGCCGGTACGGGGCAGCATCGTGGCGCTCGGCGACTCGATCACCGACGGGGCGTACACCACCTGGAACGGCAACGACCGCTGGACCGACGTCCTGGCCGCGCGGCTGCGGGCGCTGCCGCCGGACCGCCACCTCGGCGTGCTCAACCAGGGGATCGGCGGCAACCAGGTACTCACCGACCGCACCGACTGCTGCGGCGCCGGCACCAGCGTCTCCGCGCTGAAGCGCCTCGACGACGACGTGCTGCGCCAGACCCGGGCGAGGTACCTGATCCTGGCCGACGGCATCAACGACATCGGATACCACGCCGACGCCGACGCCCTCATCGCCGCGATGACGACGATCGCCCGTCGGTCACACGCCGCCGGCATCAGGGTGATCGGCGCGACCATCACCCCGTACGGCTGCGACGGCGGCTGCTTCGACACCGAGCAGGAGGCGACCCGGCAGAAGGTCAACGCCTTCGTCCGGACCAGCCGCCTCTTCGACGGGATGGCCGACTTCGACGCGGCAATCCGCGATCCGCAGAACCCCAGCCGGGTGCTCCCCGCCTACCAGGCGGACCCGCTGCACCCGAACATCGCCGGCCAGAAGGCGATGGCCGACTCCGTCGACCTCAACCTCTTCCGCTGA
- a CDS encoding NPCBM/NEW2 domain-containing protein translates to MRLGFAVAVTTVAFLILGPTAAPAAAEPPAPPGATLADVPPMGFNNWNAFGCEVNEALIEQTADIFVSSGLKDAGYVYVNIDDCWSQRERGADGRLVADPVKFPNGIQGVADYVHGKGLKLGIYGDAGTKTCAGYPGSLGHEELDARTWAGWGVDYLKYDNCNNQSDGSQADYVRRYTAMRDAIAAAGRPMVYSICEWGTSKPWTWAPGVGQLWRTTGDISDNWPSLRSIIAQNAPLYPYAGPGHWNDPDMLEIGNGEMTGTEYRTHMSMWAMMAAPLIIGTDLRTASAETLAILGNREIIAVDQDRLGVQGRVVSDDAGLMVLDKPLANGDHAIALYNSTDTLATVGVAASATGLRRAPAYQMRDLWTGGVVQAKTTISAAVPAHGTVVYRVRPLTGPHAVAPSVTVGASLPTLISGTGGATLSATVTNRGTGELRDVAVTAQGPAGWTLTATTPTTGRRLRTDKSLAVTWTVGVPEGTPAGRYPIALTATYGWGPPGRTAHSDSELVSTVVTAPADGNRHLGTIAPVDSHNARGPVEVDQSNGGEAGGDGSLITLAGRVYTRGLGTTTASEIRYYLGGRCSRLSTDVGIDDAAPSTVPATFTVYADATAAATSGPVNSGDTPRSLVADLTGATWLRLVTASGDGGTGAPTAVATDWAAPVLTCGGAAPDDPVLPESRTLYSFESGTDGWTTANPPDGEGVARSADFHTDGAYGLAVTTSAGGNWFGSRPDTPLDLSGRTTFKFDLRAGGTGTVGEIAVQVGSAGSWCQGGFWTWTNPGASRTITRHLTDIDCPLGVTLDLSQVTGIWIFLNTGGVHHVDNLRVE, encoded by the coding sequence ATGCGACTCGGCTTCGCCGTGGCAGTCACCACCGTGGCGTTCCTGATCCTCGGGCCGACGGCGGCTCCGGCCGCCGCGGAGCCACCCGCACCGCCCGGCGCCACGCTCGCCGACGTACCGCCGATGGGGTTCAACAACTGGAACGCGTTCGGGTGCGAGGTCAACGAGGCGCTCATCGAACAGACCGCCGACATCTTCGTCTCGTCCGGGCTCAAGGACGCCGGATACGTCTATGTCAACATCGACGACTGCTGGTCGCAGCGCGAGCGCGGCGCGGACGGCAGGCTCGTCGCCGATCCGGTCAAGTTCCCGAACGGCATCCAGGGCGTCGCCGATTACGTGCACGGCAAGGGCCTGAAGCTCGGCATCTACGGCGACGCCGGCACCAAGACCTGTGCCGGGTACCCGGGCAGCCTCGGCCACGAGGAGCTGGACGCCCGGACCTGGGCCGGGTGGGGCGTCGACTACCTCAAGTACGACAACTGCAACAACCAGTCCGACGGGTCGCAGGCCGACTACGTCCGCCGGTACACCGCCATGCGGGACGCGATCGCCGCGGCCGGCCGCCCGATGGTCTATTCGATCTGCGAGTGGGGCACGTCCAAGCCGTGGACCTGGGCGCCCGGCGTCGGGCAGCTGTGGCGCACCACCGGCGACATCAGCGACAACTGGCCGAGCCTGCGCTCGATCATCGCGCAGAACGCGCCGCTGTACCCGTACGCCGGCCCGGGTCACTGGAACGACCCGGACATGCTGGAGATCGGCAACGGCGAGATGACCGGCACCGAGTACCGCACGCACATGAGCATGTGGGCGATGATGGCGGCGCCCCTGATCATCGGCACCGACCTGCGCACGGCCTCCGCCGAGACGCTCGCGATCCTCGGCAACCGGGAGATCATCGCGGTCGACCAGGACCGGCTGGGCGTGCAGGGCCGGGTGGTCTCCGACGACGCCGGCCTGATGGTGCTGGACAAGCCGCTGGCCAACGGCGATCACGCGATCGCGTTGTACAACTCTACGGACACGCTCGCCACGGTCGGCGTCGCGGCGTCGGCGACCGGGCTGCGCCGCGCACCGGCGTACCAGATGCGGGATCTTTGGACCGGCGGCGTGGTGCAGGCGAAGACGACGATCTCGGCGGCGGTCCCGGCGCACGGCACGGTGGTCTACCGCGTGCGGCCGCTGACCGGCCCGCACGCGGTGGCACCGTCGGTCACGGTGGGCGCATCCCTGCCGACCCTCATTTCGGGTACGGGCGGAGCGACGCTCTCGGCGACCGTGACCAACCGGGGCACCGGCGAGCTGCGCGATGTGGCCGTCACCGCGCAGGGACCGGCCGGCTGGACGCTGACCGCGACCACACCCACCACCGGGCGGCGCCTGCGCACCGACAAATCGCTGGCCGTGACCTGGACGGTCGGGGTGCCCGAGGGTACGCCCGCCGGCCGCTACCCGATCGCGCTGACCGCCACATACGGGTGGGGGCCACCGGGCCGAACCGCGCACAGCGACAGCGAGCTGGTCAGCACCGTCGTCACGGCGCCGGCCGACGGCAACCGCCACCTGGGCACCATCGCGCCGGTCGACTCCCACAACGCCCGCGGCCCGGTCGAGGTCGACCAGAGCAACGGCGGCGAGGCGGGCGGCGACGGCTCGCTCATCACGCTCGCCGGCCGGGTGTACACCCGGGGCCTCGGCACCACGACGGCCAGCGAGATCCGCTACTACCTCGGCGGCCGCTGCTCCCGGCTGAGCACCGACGTCGGAATCGACGACGCGGCGCCGAGCACCGTCCCGGCCACGTTCACCGTGTACGCCGACGCAACGGCGGCGGCGACCAGCGGCCCGGTCAACTCCGGTGACACACCGAGGAGCCTGGTCGCCGACCTCACCGGCGCCACCTGGCTGCGGCTGGTCACGGCCTCCGGCGACGGCGGCACCGGCGCACCCACCGCCGTGGCGACCGACTGGGCCGCGCCCGTGCTCACCTGCGGCGGCGCCGCGCCGGACGATCCGGTGCTGCCCGAGTCGCGCACGCTGTACTCGTTCGAGTCCGGCACCGACGGCTGGACGACGGCCAACCCGCCGGACGGCGAGGGCGTGGCCCGGTCCGCCGACTTCCACACCGACGGCGCATACGGGCTGGCGGTCACCACGTCCGCCGGCGGCAACTGGTTCGGCAGCAGGCCGGACACGCCGCTGGACCTGTCCGGGCGTACCACGTTCAAGTTCGACCTGCGGGCCGGCGGCACCGGGACCGTCGGTGAGATCGCCGTCCAGGTCGGCAGCGCCGGATCGTGGTGCCAGGGCGGGTTCTGGACCTGGACCAACCCCGGCGCCAGCCGGACGATCACCCGCCACCTCACCGACATCGACTGCCCGCTCGGGGTGACGCTGGACCTGAGCCAGGTCACCGGCATCTGGATATTCCTGAACACCGGCGGTGTGCACCACGTCGACAACCTGCGCGTCGAATAG
- a CDS encoding VOC family protein, with product MIETTSELGYGLHHVQLSIPAGSEDACRDFFIGKLGMTEVRKPPILAARGGLWVRADNLEIHLGVEKDFRPARKAHPGILVADIDRLADRLTANGVPITWDDAFPGHRRFYADDNVGNRLEFLSPEQ from the coding sequence ATGATCGAGACCACGAGCGAGTTGGGTTACGGACTGCACCACGTGCAGCTGTCGATCCCCGCGGGTTCCGAGGACGCCTGCCGCGATTTCTTCATCGGCAAGCTCGGCATGACCGAGGTGCGCAAGCCGCCGATCCTGGCCGCGCGCGGCGGCCTGTGGGTCCGGGCCGACAACCTGGAGATCCATCTCGGGGTGGAGAAGGACTTCCGGCCGGCGAGGAAGGCGCATCCCGGCATCCTGGTCGCCGATATCGACAGGCTCGCCGACCGGCTAACCGCCAACGGCGTGCCGATCACCTGGGACGACGCGTTCCCGGGCCACCGCCGCTTCTACGCCGACGACAACGTCGGCAACCGCCTGGAGTTCCTGTCGCCGGAGCAGTAA
- a CDS encoding cellulose binding domain-containing protein, whose translation MVKRRGLFAALLAAALVVTVAPVAHAAATVRIMALGDSITAGPGCWRAKLWNSLQTGGYTGVDFVGTQSDGGGCNPGYSYDFDHEGHGGFSATGIAANDQLPPWLAAARPDVVLMHLGTNDMWGGYIPLQDKLSAFTKLIGQMRAQNSAMKIIVAQIIPMSASACATCPADVMALNNALPSWAAGLTTAQSPIVLADLWTGYDAVADNADGVHPNDTGFRKMAAAWYPVLARVLGGTTTPPTTTPPTTPPTTTPPPTGACTATYRVASQWTGGFQGEVIVRNGSSSASTGWTATFTFANGQAVSQAWNATVTQSGATVTARNVDWNGRLAAGGTATFGFLASSTGTNTPPAATCALS comes from the coding sequence GTGGTGAAGCGAAGAGGCCTGTTCGCCGCCCTGCTCGCGGCCGCTCTCGTCGTGACCGTGGCGCCGGTCGCGCACGCCGCCGCCACCGTCCGGATCATGGCGCTCGGCGACTCGATCACCGCCGGGCCGGGTTGCTGGCGCGCCAAGCTCTGGAACAGCCTCCAGACCGGCGGCTACACCGGCGTCGACTTCGTCGGCACCCAGTCCGACGGCGGCGGCTGCAACCCCGGCTACTCGTACGACTTCGACCACGAGGGACACGGCGGGTTCTCGGCCACCGGGATCGCCGCCAACGACCAGCTACCGCCGTGGCTGGCCGCCGCCCGGCCGGACGTCGTCCTGATGCACCTGGGCACCAACGACATGTGGGGCGGGTACATCCCGCTCCAGGACAAGCTGAGCGCGTTCACCAAGCTGATCGGCCAGATGCGCGCACAGAACTCCGCCATGAAGATCATCGTCGCGCAGATCATCCCGATGAGCGCCTCCGCCTGCGCCACCTGCCCGGCCGACGTGATGGCGCTCAACAACGCGCTGCCGTCCTGGGCGGCCGGCCTGACCACGGCCCAGTCGCCGATCGTCCTCGCCGACCTGTGGACCGGATACGACGCGGTCGCCGACAACGCCGACGGCGTCCACCCGAACGACACCGGCTTCCGGAAGATGGCCGCGGCCTGGTATCCCGTGCTGGCGAGGGTGCTCGGCGGCACCACGACTCCCCCGACGACGACCCCGCCGACAACGCCGCCCACGACAACGCCCCCTCCCACCGGCGCCTGCACGGCGACCTACCGGGTGGCCTCGCAATGGACGGGCGGCTTCCAGGGTGAGGTCATCGTCAGGAACGGCTCCTCGTCGGCCTCCACCGGCTGGACCGCGACCTTCACGTTCGCCAACGGCCAGGCCGTCAGCCAGGCGTGGAATGCCACGGTCACCCAGTCCGGCGCGACGGTCACCGCCCGCAATGTCGACTGGAACGGCCGGCTCGCCGCCGGCGGCACCGCGACCTTCGGCTTCCTCGCCTCGTCGACCGGCACCAACACACCCCCGGCCGCGACCTGCGCCCTGTCGTGA